CACCTCCGGCTGTGTGATGTGTATCTCCAGCCGTCGCTGTGGGAGGGCATGCCCAACGCGCTCCTGGAGGCGATGGCGTGCGCGCGGCCGGTCATCGCCAGCGACGCGGGTGGCATTCCGGAGGCGGTGGAGTCCGGGGTGAACGGCTTCATCGTGGAGAAGGCGCTGCTCAACCACCTGGGGCAGGCGTGCCTGGACGTGCTGGGCATGCCCGAGGCGAAGCGCGCGGCGCTGGGGACGGCGGCGAGAGCGCGAATCGAGGCGGGCTTTCAGGCGGACGCGGAGGCCGCGGTGTTGTCTCGCGTGCTGACGCGCGCGATGCCCAAATCCTCCGCGTAGGCGTTCACGAGCGCCTCCTGCGCGCGGCCCCACGGGAACTCGCGCTCCACGCGGGCGCGGGCGTTGGCGCTCAGGGAGGCGCCGAGGGCGGGGTTCGCGAGGAGGTCCTTCACGGCCTCGGCGATGGCCTTGGGCGAGCCGGGGCGGATGCGGTAGGCCTCGGTCGCTTCCGCGAGCGCGCGCACCACGGGCAGGTCGCTGACGACGACAGGCGTGCCGGTGGCCATGGCTTCAATGAGCTTCAGGGGGCAGCAGCCCTGCACGCAGTTGCGGTCGTTCACGGGCAGCGGCACGAGCACGACGTCGCAGGCGTGGTGCAGCCGGGCGAGCTCCTCCTGGGGCAGGGGCTCGAGGAGCTCCACCGCGCCCTGGAGCACGAGGTCGCCGCAGCGGTCCAGGAGGGCGCGGCGCGCGTGCTTGCGCAGGGGGCCCACGAGGGTGAGCGTCACCGGCAGGTCGCGGCGCAGGATGCGGCAGGCCTCGATGGCGTGGTGCACGCCCTGCCACGCGGTCATGGTGCCGCTGTAGAGCATGCGCACGGGGCGGCCGGCTTCGGGCGGGCGTGGGAGCGCGTAGCGGAACACGTCCAGGTCCACGCCGTTGGGGATGACGCGCAGGCGCTTGGGATCCGCGCCGCGGGAGACCAGGTGCTCGGCGGTGACGGCGCTGGGCGTGACGAGGAGGTCCGCGGCCTGGAGGCAGGCCTCCTCCTGCGCGAGGAGC
The sequence above is drawn from the Corallococcus sp. NCRR genome and encodes:
- a CDS encoding glycosyltransferase family 4 protein, producing the protein MGTSGIVYASFDRFPAPKGAAVHIRAFVEALGAAFGPMDLVAIGAGPDAPPPALSPHITYHPMGARGKDLVAQALTFRSHLGAWWRGRPRAKVVHVRSIFEGYPIARRKAALTDALVYEVNGLPSIELKYHHPDVSDDVELMRKLLAQEEACLQAADLLVTPSAVTAEHLVSRGADPKRLRVIPNGVDLDVFRYALPRPPEAGRPVRMLYSGTMTAWQGVHHAIEACRILRRDLPVTLTLVGPLRKHARRALLDRCGDLVLQGAVELLEPLPQEELARLHHACDVVLVPLPVNDRNCVQGCCPLKLIEAMATGTPVVVSDLPVVRALAEATEAYRIRPGSPKAIAEAVKDLLANPALGASLSANARARVEREFPWGRAQEALVNAYAEDLGIARVSTRDNTAASASA